In Streptomyces sp. NBC_00414, a single window of DNA contains:
- a CDS encoding AAA family ATPase has protein sequence MSGAGPGVSGGTTENGPRRFLIATAVSHYPHAPEWDRPGLVDARRQVVELFTGKLGYAHVSDLGANPTQQQLLWELREFCRSPDRRPDDIVAVYIAGHGELLGNDDYVLLTSDTNPEDLYDALQPSTLARKILAGTKVRRLLLMLDTCFSGQGGNELLTQMAKLKNQWREEGAGLAVITSAQPNELAQTGAFPQLLAEAVDNLATAGYTPPLLALDAVVNATRANPKRPDFQHIGLEIIGLTGEIPPFLPNSRHSPGLSHTDMALQQAAEWDQQDQRRDVEFRTRLLRRAMGHRDEARVGWWFSGRHRALKDITRWLGELPHEEPALVVTGDPGSGKTAVLGLLAAVSDREYRRTVPLATLGLTSERLPPPEAIRTAVYAQNLTDQQVVRALAAALRLPSAETVADLLNHLNSRPEPERPHVVLIDGLDEAATPPALCGQVLRPLMELAGTHLRLLLGTRPHLLAPLGLDRGEHIDLDAPRYADRQAVLAYTVRNLMDGHPDSPYLECPNEDRMAVARAVARAAGRSFLVARITAGTLAAVPELPDSRDPAWRRSLPRAAAEAMHGDLHQRFGDDHAARIMGLLRPLAYAEGQGLPWEDIWAPLASEIAGRRHTNQDLHRLRREAGAYVVEAVEDGRSVYRLYHEAMAEYLRQGQDARAAHRAVTKSLRAAVPYGLDGTPDWERAHPYALRHLATHAAAGGALDSLLADPEYLVHADCDTLALHLPEAGSDTARLHAAIYLVSLHLHRDLDAAGRRQILAMNAARFNEPGTVEALNSRMGDGDWRPLAASGSQVSGSVRHVFTGHTEAVDTVACAELDGRPIAVSASRDHSVRVWDLTTGRPVGEPLTGHTGVVYAVDCTVLDGRPIAVTGSWDNTVRIWDLAAGRALGDPLTGHTAHVEHVACTELAGRPVAVTGSNDNSVRVWDLATGRPVGEPTDVGSPVNALACAVLDGGPVAVAQTTRGGPRVWDLASRSERGRLEGGEHLWVGVMACTELDGLPVVVGCDGDETMHIWDLATRRHLAEWRGPGDWTYSLTCAEVDGRRVAITGSGDARVRLWDLLDHREVGAPLLGHSSGVRSVACTALSGQPVVVSGSFDGTVRVWDLAARRAVGRPVIGHTNDVTGMDLAVLDGREVFVTAAADNTVRVWDLATALPVGEPVHDHEGDDPVGRQPLSCSVLGGRPVAVTVGRGDTGRVWDIETGRAACPPIELGTLAAMSQVACAVVDGDPVAVFATLDDRVRVVDLTTGADRYPPLEGHASAATVTACTELDGRPVAVTGSHDATFRVWDLATGRPVGGAIQGYGEGVMACAVLDDGPVIVAGWNRDPMLRMFSLSTGRPVGQPMTGHTQPVSALVCGELDGRPVAVSGSPDNTVRVWDLRTCSSVGLIHVPGECAALALSASGLLACSMGSDVAVLGRTGGGTIPR, from the coding sequence ATGAGCGGCGCAGGGCCCGGCGTGAGTGGGGGCACGACGGAGAACGGCCCCCGGCGCTTCCTGATCGCGACCGCCGTCAGCCACTACCCCCATGCCCCGGAGTGGGACCGGCCCGGGCTGGTCGACGCCCGGCGCCAGGTGGTGGAACTCTTCACCGGCAAGCTCGGCTACGCGCACGTGTCGGACCTCGGCGCGAATCCGACACAACAGCAACTCCTGTGGGAGCTGCGCGAGTTCTGCCGCTCTCCGGACCGCCGCCCCGACGACATCGTCGCCGTCTACATCGCCGGGCACGGTGAACTCCTCGGCAACGACGACTACGTACTCCTCACCTCGGACACGAACCCCGAGGACCTGTACGACGCCCTGCAGCCGAGCACCCTGGCCCGCAAGATCCTCGCCGGGACGAAGGTCCGCCGGCTGCTGCTCATGCTGGACACCTGCTTCTCCGGGCAGGGCGGCAACGAACTGCTCACCCAGATGGCCAAGTTGAAGAACCAGTGGCGGGAGGAGGGCGCGGGCCTGGCGGTGATCACCTCCGCGCAGCCGAACGAACTCGCGCAGACCGGCGCGTTCCCGCAACTCCTCGCGGAGGCCGTGGACAACCTGGCCACGGCCGGCTACACACCCCCGCTCCTGGCGCTCGACGCGGTGGTCAACGCCACCCGCGCCAACCCCAAGCGCCCCGACTTCCAGCACATCGGTCTGGAGATCATCGGGCTGACCGGCGAGATCCCGCCGTTCCTGCCCAACTCCAGGCACAGCCCCGGGCTTTCGCACACGGACATGGCCCTGCAACAGGCCGCCGAGTGGGACCAGCAGGACCAGCGGCGGGACGTGGAGTTCAGGACGCGGCTGCTGCGGCGGGCGATGGGGCACCGGGACGAGGCCCGGGTGGGGTGGTGGTTCTCGGGCCGGCATCGAGCGCTGAAGGACATCACCCGGTGGCTCGGCGAACTGCCGCACGAAGAACCCGCGTTGGTGGTCACGGGTGACCCCGGCTCGGGCAAGACCGCGGTCCTCGGCCTGCTCGCGGCCGTGAGCGATCGCGAGTACCGGCGTACGGTCCCGCTCGCGACGCTGGGCCTGACGAGCGAACGGCTCCCGCCGCCCGAAGCGATCCGCACGGCCGTCTACGCCCAGAACCTCACCGACCAGCAGGTCGTACGCGCCCTCGCGGCGGCCCTGCGACTGCCGTCGGCGGAGACGGTGGCGGACCTCCTCAACCACCTCAACTCCCGCCCCGAGCCGGAGCGTCCGCACGTCGTGCTGATCGACGGGCTGGACGAGGCGGCGACCCCGCCCGCCCTGTGCGGCCAGGTCCTGCGCCCGCTGATGGAACTCGCGGGCACCCATCTGCGGCTGCTCCTGGGTACCCGCCCCCACCTGCTCGCGCCGCTGGGCCTGGACCGGGGCGAGCACATCGACCTCGACGCGCCTCGTTACGCCGACCGGCAGGCCGTGCTGGCCTACACGGTCCGCAACCTCATGGACGGGCACCCGGACTCTCCCTACCTGGAGTGCCCCAACGAAGACCGGATGGCAGTGGCGAGGGCAGTGGCCAGGGCGGCCGGGCGCTCCTTCCTCGTCGCCCGTATCACCGCCGGTACGCTCGCGGCGGTCCCGGAGCTCCCTGACTCCCGTGATCCCGCCTGGCGCAGGTCGCTGCCGCGCGCGGCGGCCGAGGCCATGCACGGGGACCTGCATCAGCGCTTCGGGGACGACCACGCGGCACGGATCATGGGCCTGCTGCGCCCGTTGGCGTACGCCGAGGGCCAGGGACTGCCCTGGGAGGACATCTGGGCGCCGCTCGCCTCGGAGATCGCCGGTCGCCGTCACACCAACCAGGACCTGCACCGGTTGCGGCGTGAGGCGGGTGCGTACGTGGTGGAGGCCGTCGAGGACGGCCGGTCGGTCTACCGGCTCTACCACGAGGCGATGGCGGAGTACCTGCGGCAGGGGCAGGACGCGCGAGCGGCGCACCGGGCGGTCACGAAGTCGCTGCGGGCCGCCGTGCCGTACGGGCTCGACGGGACGCCCGACTGGGAGCGGGCCCATCCTTACGCGCTGCGCCACCTGGCGACGCATGCCGCTGCCGGAGGTGCGCTCGACAGCCTGCTCGCCGATCCCGAGTACCTGGTCCACGCGGACTGCGACACACTCGCGCTCCATCTGCCGGAGGCCGGGAGCGACACCGCGCGGCTCCATGCGGCGATCTACCTCGTCTCCCTCCATCTCCACCGCGATCTCGACGCGGCGGGCCGCCGCCAGATCCTCGCCATGAACGCCGCCCGCTTCAACGAGCCCGGCACCGTGGAGGCGCTCAACAGCCGTATGGGCGACGGTGATTGGAGGCCTCTCGCCGCCTCCGGCTCGCAGGTCTCGGGCAGCGTCCGGCATGTGTTCACGGGACACACGGAGGCGGTGGACACGGTGGCCTGCGCCGAGTTGGACGGACGCCCGATCGCCGTCTCCGCTTCCAGGGACCACTCCGTACGGGTCTGGGACCTGACCACCGGCCGGCCCGTCGGAGAACCACTGACCGGCCACACCGGCGTCGTGTACGCGGTGGACTGCACGGTGCTGGACGGGCGCCCGATCGCCGTCACCGGCTCCTGGGACAACACCGTGCGGATCTGGGACCTGGCGGCGGGCCGGGCCCTCGGAGACCCGCTGACGGGCCACACCGCCCATGTGGAACACGTCGCCTGCACGGAGCTGGCGGGCCGTCCGGTCGCCGTCACCGGCTCGAACGACAACAGCGTCCGGGTCTGGGACCTGGCAACCGGCCGGCCCGTGGGTGAGCCGACGGACGTCGGGAGCCCGGTGAACGCCCTGGCCTGCGCCGTGCTGGACGGTGGCCCTGTCGCCGTCGCACAGACGACGCGTGGAGGGCCACGCGTATGGGACCTGGCGAGCCGGAGCGAGCGGGGCCGGCTCGAAGGCGGCGAGCATCTCTGGGTGGGAGTCATGGCGTGCACGGAGCTGGACGGTCTCCCCGTCGTCGTCGGCTGTGACGGGGACGAGACGATGCACATCTGGGATCTGGCGACACGGCGGCACCTGGCCGAGTGGCGGGGTCCCGGCGACTGGACGTACTCGCTGACGTGCGCGGAGGTGGACGGCCGTCGAGTCGCGATCACCGGTTCGGGCGACGCCAGGGTCAGGCTCTGGGATCTGCTGGACCACCGGGAGGTGGGCGCCCCTCTGCTGGGTCACAGTTCCGGGGTGCGGTCGGTGGCGTGTACCGCGTTGTCCGGACAGCCGGTCGTCGTCAGCGGATCGTTCGACGGGACGGTCCGGGTCTGGGACCTGGCGGCCCGCCGGGCGGTCGGCCGGCCCGTGATCGGCCACACCAACGACGTCACCGGCATGGACCTCGCGGTGCTCGACGGCCGGGAGGTCTTCGTCACCGCCGCCGCCGACAACACCGTGCGGGTGTGGGATCTGGCCACCGCCCTGCCCGTGGGCGAACCCGTGCACGATCACGAGGGAGACGATCCCGTAGGCCGGCAGCCGCTGTCCTGCTCGGTACTGGGAGGCCGCCCGGTGGCCGTCACCGTCGGCCGGGGCGACACCGGGAGGGTGTGGGACATCGAGACGGGTCGGGCCGCGTGTCCGCCCATCGAACTCGGCACTCTGGCAGCCATGTCCCAGGTGGCCTGTGCCGTCGTGGACGGCGACCCGGTCGCGGTCTTCGCCACGCTGGACGACCGGGTCCGGGTGGTGGATCTCACGACGGGCGCGGACAGGTATCCGCCCCTCGAAGGACACGCCTCCGCCGCGACGGTGACGGCGTGTACCGAACTGGACGGACGCCCGGTCGCCGTCACCGGCTCGCACGACGCGACGTTCCGCGTCTGGGACCTCGCCACGGGGCGGCCCGTGGGTGGCGCCATTCAGGGCTACGGGGAGGGGGTCATGGCCTGTGCGGTGCTGGACGACGGTCCTGTGATCGTGGCCGGGTGGAACCGTGACCCCATGCTGCGGATGTTCAGCCTGTCGACGGGCCGGCCCGTCGGGCAGCCGATGACCGGCCACACCCAGCCTGTCTCCGCGCTGGTGTGCGGGGAGCTGGACGGTCGACCCGTCGCTGTCAGCGGCTCGCCCGACAACACGGTGCGGGTCTGGGACCTCCGCACGTGCAGCAGCGTCGGACTCATCCACGTACCCGGGGAGTGCGCCGCGCTGGCCCTCTCCGCGAGCGGTCTCCTGGCCTGCTCCATGGGCAGTGACGTGGCCGTCCTCGGCCGGACCGGCGGCGGCACGATTCCCCGGTAG
- a CDS encoding transglycosylase SLT domain-containing protein: MRFSTRIRRIASPKSVITGAAVAAATTGMVLAAGPAQAAAPTAATSASAKATAQKMIHNDAQFKAFSKIVEHESGWDVDATNSSSGAYGLVQALPASKMASAGSDWKTNPKTQIKWGLDYMNDRYGSPVGAWNFWQANGWY, translated from the coding sequence GTGCGTTTCTCCACCCGCATCCGCCGCATCGCCTCCCCGAAGTCGGTCATCACCGGCGCTGCCGTCGCAGCCGCCACGACCGGCATGGTGCTCGCGGCGGGTCCCGCCCAGGCCGCAGCCCCGACGGCGGCCACCTCCGCCTCGGCCAAGGCGACCGCGCAGAAGATGATCCACAACGACGCCCAGTTCAAGGCGTTCTCGAAGATCGTCGAGCACGAGAGCGGCTGGGACGTGGACGCCACGAACTCCTCCTCCGGCGCCTACGGCCTGGTCCAGGCCCTGCCGGCCTCGAAGATGGCCTCGGCCGGTTCCGACTGGAAGACGAACCCGAAGACCCAGATCAAGTGGGGTCTCGACTACATGAACGACCGCTACGGCAGCCCGGTCGGCGCCTGGAACTTCTGGCAGGCCAACGGCTGGTACTGA
- a CDS encoding ECF transporter S component has translation MSPRRSPLPPPRPQARAVRLGPRSVAALVLVGAIGLAALTWPFFSGPTSQVGAHSKDAPWLFAGLLVLLVGVVAATISESGLGPKAVAMLGVLAATGAALRPIGAGTAGIEPMFFLMVLSGRVLGPGFGFVLGAVTMFASALLTGGVGPWMPFQMLSMGWFTMGAGLLPGPDRLRGRGELAMLAAYGFLAAFAYGTLMNLAGWPFMDALSSNVAFDPVDAVHTNLARFVAYCLATSLGWDLGRATVTVVLTVTLGATVLKALRRATRRAAFETPVTFGDPDGDAGGAAPVTPPGRTL, from the coding sequence GTGAGTCCCCGCCGCTCCCCTCTTCCCCCTCCGCGGCCCCAGGCCCGTGCCGTCCGGCTGGGCCCCCGTTCCGTCGCCGCCCTCGTCCTGGTCGGTGCCATCGGGCTCGCCGCGCTCACCTGGCCGTTCTTCAGCGGGCCGACCTCGCAGGTCGGCGCCCACTCGAAGGACGCGCCCTGGCTGTTCGCGGGGCTGCTCGTGCTGCTGGTCGGGGTCGTCGCGGCGACGATCTCCGAGTCGGGGCTCGGCCCGAAGGCCGTGGCCATGCTCGGGGTGCTCGCGGCGACCGGCGCCGCGTTGCGGCCGATCGGAGCCGGTACGGCCGGGATCGAGCCGATGTTCTTCCTGATGGTGCTGAGCGGGAGGGTGCTGGGGCCGGGGTTCGGCTTCGTGCTCGGGGCGGTCACGATGTTCGCGTCCGCGCTGCTCACGGGCGGGGTCGGGCCCTGGATGCCGTTCCAGATGCTCTCGATGGGCTGGTTCACGATGGGCGCGGGGCTGCTCCCGGGCCCGGACCGGCTGCGCGGCCGGGGCGAGCTGGCGATGCTCGCCGCGTACGGCTTCCTGGCGGCCTTCGCATACGGCACGCTCATGAATCTGGCGGGCTGGCCCTTCATGGACGCGCTGTCGTCGAACGTCGCCTTCGACCCGGTCGACGCCGTGCACACCAACCTGGCGCGTTTCGTCGCGTACTGCCTGGCCACCTCCCTCGGCTGGGACCTGGGCCGGGCCACGGTGACGGTCGTCCTGACCGTCACTCTGGGCGCGACGGTCCTCAAGGCGCTGCGCCGGGCCACGCGCCGGGCCGCTTTCGAGACGCCGGTCACGTTCGGGGACCCCGACGGTGACGCCGGTGGTGCGGCGCCCGTCACACCACCCGGCCGCACGCTGTAG
- a CDS encoding ABC transporter ATP-binding protein, translated as MIRFEDVSVTYDEAPEPTVRNIELTVPEGELVLLVGPSGVGKSTLLNAVSGLVPHFTGGTLRGRVTVAGRDTRTHKPRELADVVGTVGQDPLSHFVTDTVEDELAYGMESLGLAPDVMRRRVEETLDLLGLADLRDRPISTLSGGQQQRVAIGSVLTPHPEVLVLDEPTSALDPAAAEEVLAVLQRLVHDLGTTVLMAEHRLERVVQYADHVALLPSPGAPLLLGTPAEVMAVSPVYPPVVALGRLDGWSPLPLTVRDARRRAGALRDRLAGLPYKGTGPTGPASAPGPVPTAGAAASGVSPSRRPRLFRRRPLETPGTTPGTPGTPHPAVVTGLAVRRGRTEVLHDVTLAVAPGETVALMGRNGAGKSTLLSALVGLVSPSAGSVRVSGLRPDRTAPAELIRRVGLVPQEPRDLLYADTVAGECAAADSDAGAAPGTCRALVSELLPGIGDGTHPRDLSEGQRLTLALAVVLTAGPPLILLDEPTRGLDYAAKSRLVTLLRALAAEGHSIVLATHDVELAAELSHRVVILADGEPVADGPTAEVVVASPSFAPQVTKVLSPQKWLTVSQVREALGEREAPGASEPTEGPSS; from the coding sequence GCGGGCTGGTCCCGCACTTCACGGGCGGCACCCTGCGCGGGCGGGTGACGGTCGCGGGCCGTGACACGCGCACGCACAAGCCCCGCGAACTCGCCGATGTGGTGGGCACGGTGGGCCAGGACCCGTTGTCGCACTTCGTCACGGACACGGTCGAGGACGAGCTCGCCTACGGCATGGAGTCGTTGGGTCTCGCGCCGGACGTGATGCGCCGCCGTGTCGAGGAGACCCTGGACCTGCTGGGCCTCGCCGACCTGCGCGACCGTCCCATCTCCACGCTCTCCGGCGGGCAGCAGCAGCGGGTCGCGATCGGCTCGGTCCTCACCCCGCACCCCGAGGTCCTGGTCCTCGACGAGCCGACCTCGGCCCTGGACCCGGCAGCCGCGGAAGAGGTCCTCGCGGTCCTCCAGCGCCTCGTCCACGACCTCGGCACGACGGTCCTCATGGCCGAACACCGTCTGGAACGCGTGGTGCAGTACGCCGACCACGTGGCCCTTCTCCCTTCTCCGGGCGCCCCGTTGCTGCTGGGCACGCCCGCCGAGGTCATGGCCGTGTCGCCGGTGTACCCGCCGGTGGTGGCCCTGGGCCGGCTCGACGGCTGGTCGCCCCTGCCGCTGACGGTCCGGGACGCCCGCCGGAGAGCGGGCGCCCTGCGGGACCGCCTGGCAGGGCTCCCGTACAAGGGGACGGGCCCGACCGGCCCCGCATCCGCACCCGGACCGGTGCCGACAGCCGGTGCGGCGGCGAGCGGCGTGTCCCCCTCCCGCCGCCCGCGTCTCTTCCGCAGGCGCCCCCTGGAGACACCCGGAACCACCCCGGGCACCCCGGGCACACCCCACCCGGCAGTGGTCACCGGCCTCGCCGTCCGCCGTGGCCGTACCGAGGTGCTCCACGACGTCACCCTGGCCGTCGCCCCCGGCGAGACCGTGGCGCTCATGGGCCGCAACGGCGCGGGCAAGTCGACGCTGCTCTCCGCCCTGGTCGGCCTCGTCTCCCCCTCGGCGGGGTCCGTACGCGTGAGCGGCCTCCGGCCCGACCGCACGGCGCCCGCGGAACTCATCCGCCGGGTCGGCCTCGTACCGCAGGAGCCCAGGGACCTGCTGTACGCGGACACGGTGGCCGGTGAGTGCGCGGCGGCGGACTCCGACGCGGGGGCCGCTCCGGGCACCTGCCGGGCCCTGGTGTCCGAGCTGCTGCCGGGCATCGGGGACGGCACGCATCCGCGGGACCTGTCGGAGGGCCAGCGGCTCACCCTGGCGCTGGCGGTCGTGCTGACGGCCGGGCCGCCGCTGATCCTCCTCGACGAGCCGACCCGCGGCCTCGACTACGCGGCCAAGTCCCGTCTGGTCACCCTGCTGCGGGCGCTCGCGGCCGAGGGCCACTCCATCGTCCTGGCGACCCATGACGTGGAGCTGGCCGCCGAACTCTCCCACCGGGTCGTCATCCTCGCCGACGGCGAGCCCGTCGCCGACGGACCGACCGCCGAGGTCGTCGTCGCCTCCCCGTCCTTCGCCCCGCAGGTCACCAAGGTTCTCTCGCCGCAGAAGTGGCTGACGGTCTCCCAGGTGCGCGAGGCGCTGGGCGAGCGCGAGGCGCCGGGCGCGTCCGAGCCGACGGAAGGGCCGTCTTCGTGA